Proteins encoded in a region of the Ranitomeya imitator isolate aRanImi1 chromosome 9, aRanImi1.pri, whole genome shotgun sequence genome:
- the LOC138649184 gene encoding fatty acyl-CoA hydrolase precursor, medium chain-like — protein MPTLAEQQLYRDLLNSKEKVLSEVTATKDSAREAASTCDCSARDMGNLPRILILIPLILTAIVTGVKAERPLVTTKYGDLQGITVPVKETSRAIDAFFGVPFAKPPVGPLRFGNPEPPEPWKSVRDASEPSPMCLQVEDTMKWVAVSYQSSFQLPRTSEDCLYLNVFTPADRDKKSKLPVMVYIHGGGLLFGLASMFDGSALSAYEKVVVLSIQYRVGILGFFSTGDNRLRGNYGFLDQVAALQWVQENIADFGGDPSSVTIFGESAGGISVSALVASPLAKGLFHRAISESGTVAMSALMVSTSEELIYFQHKVSESSGCDLASIADCLMKKSEEEMYTITKKMGMLFLPGCVDGVFLPKPAVTMFANKESNKVPFLLGMNNQEFGWMSLSLLDLSDVTAGMTRATAMKKLQNLPILSLRPEAIPHILDEYLGDTTDPVEIQDRIQDLCGDIMFVIPTLKIAKYHRDMGLPVYLYEYQHPPSLLEHVRPQYVKADHGDELFFVTGGPFLRDGVLYSGPATQEEKRLARTIMKYWANFARTGNPNSPGLTTWPEYGADERYLEINLSQKSSSKLKEEKFKFLTEILPKKILLDGDNRTEL, from the exons ATGCCAACTCTGGCAGAACAACAATTATATCGTGATTTGTTAAATAGTAAAGAGAAAGTATTATCTGAAGTCACTGCAACGAAAGACTCTGCGAGAGAAGCCGCGTCCACCTGTGACTGCAGCGCACGGGACATGGGGAACCTGCCGCGGATTCTGATTCTGATCCCTCTGATTCTAACCGCAATAGTAACAG GTGTGAAAGCTGAAAGACCATTGGTAACCACTAAGTATGGAGACCTGCAGGGCATCACGGTGCCAGTGAAGGAGACATCTAGGGCCATAGATGCATTTTTCGGAGTTCCTTTTGCGAAACCTCCTGTGGGACCACTGAGATTTGGTAACCCCGAACCTCCGGAGCCCTGGAAATCTGTGAGAGACGCCTCCGAGCCTTCTCCCAT GTGTTTACAGGTAGAAGACACCATGAAGTGGGTAGCAGTATCTTACCAATCCTCTTTTCAGCTGCCCCGTACCTCAGAAGATTGCCTGTACCTGAATGTGTTCACTCCGGCTGACAGAGACAAGAAATCTAAGTTACCT GTCATGGTTTATATACATGGTGGAGGGCTGCTGTTCGGGCTCGCCAGCATGTTTGATGGCTCCGCACTTAGTGCCTATGAGAAAGTAGTGGTGCTGAGCATCCAGTACAGGGTGGGGATCCTGGGGTTCTTCAG tACTGGAGATAACCGATTACGTGGCAATTATGGGTTTTTGGACCAAGTTGCCGCCCTCCAATGGGTACAGGAAAATATTGCAGATTTTGGAGGTGATCCCTCATCTGTCACTATATTCGGTGAATCTGCTGGAGGAATCAGTGTTTCCGCACTT GTGGCGTCTCCTTTAGCAAAAGGTCTGTTCCACCGCGCCATCTCCGAGAGCGGAACCGTAGCTATGTCAGCCTTGATGGTCAGCACATCTGAAGAGCTCATCTACTTCCAACAT AAAGTATCGGAGTCATCAGGCTGTGATCTCGCCTCTATTGCTGACTGTCTGAtgaagaaatcagaggaagaaatgTACACGATTACCAAAAAAATG GgcatgctgtttcttcctggttgtGTGGACGGTGTTTTTCTACCCAAACCAGCAGTGACGATGTTTGCTAACAAGGAAAGTAACAAGGTCCCGTTCCTCCTGGGAATGAACAATCAGGAGTTCGGCTGGATGTCTCTATCA CTATTAGACCTATCAGATGTAACAGCCGGAATGACGCGAGCAACTGCGATGAAGAAGCTCCAAAATCTTCCTATACTG TCTCTGAGGCCAGAAGCCATTCCTCACATCTTGGACGAGTATCTTGGTGACACCACTGATCCAGTGGAGATTCAAGACCGCATCCAGGATTTGTGCGGCGATATTATGTTCGTTATACCGACTCTAAAAATTGCAAAATACCATCGAG ATATGGGGCTCCCTGTGTATCTGTATGAGTACCAGCACCCGCCAAGCTTACTAGAACACGTAAGACCACAATATGTGAAGGCCGATCACGGTGACGAGCTGTTTTTTGTGACCGGAGGACCCTTCCTAAGAGATGGCGTCTTATACTCTG GTCCTGCAACCCAGGAAGAGAAACGCTTGGCCAGAACTATAATGAAATACTGGGCAAACTTCGCTCGCACTGG GAACCCCAATAGTCCCGGTTTGACAACGTGGCCGGAGTACGGCGCAGACGAGCGCTACCTGGAGATTAATTTGAGTCAGAAATCATCTTCGAAGCTGAAAGAGGAAAAATTCAAGTTCTTGACCGAGATCCTTCCAAAGAAAATCCTCTTGGATGGCGACAATCGCACCGAGTTATAG